One stretch of Oncorhynchus keta strain PuntledgeMale-10-30-2019 chromosome 18, Oket_V2, whole genome shotgun sequence DNA includes these proteins:
- the LOC118397176 gene encoding flavin reductase (NADPH)-like produces MSESIKNVAIFGATGMTGLVTLPLAVAAGYNVTVLVRDPARLPAEHKACRVVVGDVLNKEDVKKTMEGQDAVIIILGTRSDLGPTTMMSEGTRNILDAMKARGIRKVVGCMSAFLLWDRSKVPPRLLPVTQDHDRMYMVLKESGLDFVAVMPPHIDDNLPLTEKYTVTENMLKGRVISKYDLGHFFVKCLSISDWDRKTVGVCGEYS; encoded by the exons atgtcagaATCGATAAAGAATGTTGCAATATTTGGGGCCACGGGAATGACCGGACTGGTGACATTACCACTGGCTGTTGCAGCGG GTTACAATGTGACAGTGCTGGTGAGAGACCCTGCCAGGCTGCCTGCAGAACACAAAGCCTGCAGGGTGGTGGTGGGAGATGTCCTCAATAAGGAGGATGTGAAGAAGACCATGGAGGGTCAGGATGCTGTTATCATCATTTTGGGCACCAGGAGTGACCTCG GTCCCACAACAATGATGTCAGAAGGAACCAGAAACATCTTAGACGCCATGAAAGCTCGGGGGATCCGCAAAGTAGTTGGCTGCATGTCAG CCTTCCTCCTATGGGACCGGTCTAAAGTGCCACCCAGGCTCCTGCCGGTCACACAGGACCATGACAGGATGTACATGGTGCTGAAGGAGTCAGGGCTGGACTTCGTGGCTGTCATGCCCCCTCACATCGACG ATAATCTCCCTTTGACTGAGAAGTACACAGTGACAGAGAACATGCTGAAAGGGCGGGTCATTTCCAAATATGACCTGGGACACTTCTTCGTCAAGTGCTTGTCCATCTCTGACTGGGACAGGAAGACCGTTGGGGTTTGCGGGGAATACAGTTAA
- the LOC118397177 gene encoding SERTA domain-containing protein 3-like, whose product MMMISKGQKRKVDDVVGGMRSGTWESQRQSVLGISLVKYHRGQELMEPSLRRSVLITNTLRHIHLENKPPYGLVNLTGPVPPMVPSKPCNHRESVLGVVNSASGVEDKEDVWMSSESDFSLSAAVSSILKELDLTVDGGRSPQRTPFRSIENLPGDLGLKRSWVAFGSVEEVVCSSYLQDVKLDELFHDIDTSVFDREMGVRALCCSQ is encoded by the coding sequence atgatgatgatatcCAAGGGACAGAAGCGCAAAGTCGATGATGTCGTGGGGGGCATGCGTAGCGGCACTTGGGAGAGCCAGCGGCAGTCCGTTCTTGGCATCTCCCTTGTCAAGTACCACCGCGGGCAGGAGCTGATGGAGCCTAGTTTGCGCCGCTCCGTGTTGATAACCAACACCCTGCGGCATATACACCTAGAAAACAAGCCTCCATATGGGTTAGTTAACCTGACAGGACCAGTGCCACCCATGGTCCCATCTAAACCCTGCAACCACAGGGAGTCTGTTCTGGGTGTTGTAAACAGTGCCTCAGGTGTCGAGGACAAGGAGGATGTCTGGATGTCCTCAGAGAGTGACTTCTCCCTGTCAGCTGCTGTCTCCTCCATTCTGAAAGAACTAGACTTGACTGTCGATGGAGGGCGGTCACCTCAGAGGACACCTTTCAGGTCTATTGAGAACCTACCTGGAGACCTGGGGCTCAAACGGAGCTGGGTGGCTTTTGGTAGCGTGGAGGAGGTTGTgtgttccagctacctgcaggATGTAAAACTAGATGAACTTTTCCATGACATCGACACATCTGTGTTTGACAGGGAGATGGGGGTCCGAGCACTCTGCTGCAGCCAGTGA